The Amaranthus tricolor cultivar Red isolate AtriRed21 chromosome 6, ASM2621246v1, whole genome shotgun sequence genome has a segment encoding these proteins:
- the LOC130815952 gene encoding glutaredoxin-C9 — MQEALPYKRWEALPPNPVAVASVSPCNIGNTTITMSIASLVKENPVMVLGKRGCCMCHVVRKLLLGLGVNPPVFEIDAQTNEIDLLLNSLSNDKNNVSNLQFPVVFVGGEVFGGLDRVMATHLSGELVPILKNVGALWL; from the coding sequence ATGCAAGAGGCATTGCCTTACAAGAGATGGGAGGCACTCCCACCGAATCCAGTAGCGGTGGCGAGCGTCTCACCCTGCAACATTGGTAACACCACGATAACAATGTCAATTGCAAGCTTAGTGAAGGAAAACCCGGTGATGGTATTGGGAAAACGAGGATGTTGTATGTGTCATGTTGTAAGGAAATTGTTGCTTGGGTTAGGAGTAAATCCTCCTGTGTTTGAGATTGATGCTCAAACAAATGAAATTGATCTTTTACTTAATTCTTTgtcaaatgataaaaataatgtaagcaATTTGCAATTTCCGGTAGTGTTTGTGGGTGGAGAGGTATTTGGTGGATTAGATAGGGTTATGGCTACTCATCTTTCCGGTGAATTGGTGCCTATTCTTAAAAATGTTGGTGCACTATGGCTTTAA